From the Leptotrichia sp. oral taxon 221 genome, one window contains:
- a CDS encoding NAD(P)H-dependent oxidoreductase yields MTKNEEILEVFNKRYACKKFSTEKRVSDEDLKTILESARLSPSSFGMEPWKFLLLRNEEMRNDFRQFAWGALNSLNGATEIVIILARKDVTGDSEYFRDNWKNLKKVSDEAFEAVKDKFTKFQKEHLKLLENERTLFDWASKQTYIALGNMMTVAAYLGIDSCAIEGFNKEQLEKYLSDMGLLDLNVYGVSVMVSFGYRDEEQPKKIRRELKDVLEIIE; encoded by the coding sequence ATGACAAAAAATGAAGAAATATTGGAAGTATTTAATAAAAGATATGCTTGCAAAAAATTTAGTACAGAAAAAAGAGTGTCTGATGAAGATTTGAAGACAATTTTGGAAAGTGCGAGATTGTCACCGAGTTCATTTGGTATGGAGCCATGGAAATTTTTACTTTTGAGAAATGAAGAAATGAGAAATGATTTTAGACAATTTGCTTGGGGAGCTTTGAATAGCTTGAATGGAGCAACTGAAATTGTGATAATTTTGGCAAGAAAAGATGTTACTGGGGATAGTGAATATTTTAGAGATAATTGGAAAAATTTGAAGAAAGTTTCTGATGAAGCTTTCGAAGCGGTGAAAGATAAATTTACAAAATTTCAGAAAGAACATTTAAAATTATTGGAAAATGAAAGAACACTTTTTGACTGGGCTTCAAAACAAACTTACATTGCACTTGGAAATATGATGACAGTTGCGGCTTATTTAGGAATTGATAGTTGTGCGATTGAAGGATTTAATAAAGAGCAATTGGAAAAATATTTGTCAGATATGGGCCTTCTTGACTTGAATGTATATGGAGTTTCTGTGATGGTAAGTTTTGGGTATAGGGATGAAGAACAACCTAAAAAAATAAGACGAGAGTTAAAAGATGTTTTAGAAATAATTGAATAA
- a CDS encoding DUF333 domain-containing protein, which translates to MKKVFGILLVGLLSMSLEAHSKDVSRKVAKPVGINQNVSVKNNENKDLNEDFPEQKMIGMANPASVYCVEQGGESIIKQDKDGSEYGICKFKDGKEVDEWEFYRKNHDLTEKGVPEINKK; encoded by the coding sequence ATGAAAAAAGTATTTGGAATTTTATTGGTTGGATTATTATCGATGTCGTTGGAGGCACATAGCAAGGATGTAAGTAGAAAGGTGGCAAAACCAGTAGGAATAAATCAGAATGTTTCTGTTAAAAATAATGAAAATAAGGATTTAAATGAAGATTTTCCTGAACAAAAAATGATTGGAATGGCTAATCCTGCTTCGGTTTATTGTGTTGAACAAGGTGGCGAGTCGATTATAAAACAGGATAAAGATGGAAGTGAATATGGAATTTGTAAATTTAAGGATGGTAAAGAAGTTGATGAATGGGAATTTTATAGAAAAAATCATGATTTGACGGAAAAGGGAGTTCCTGAAATTAATAAAAAATAG
- a CDS encoding DUF4258 domain-containing protein, translating into MQINRKSSKFNTSLFYLHKNFYTLAFERMQQRGVSRKDVEYFIKNGKVLKQAGEKYAYITEKGTLITTYSSAYYDASMKEIVKRLFGK; encoded by the coding sequence ATGCAAATTAATAGAAAATCTAGTAAATTCAACACTTCGCTATTCTATTTACACAAAAATTTTTATACTCTCGCATTTGAAAGAATGCAACAAAGAGGAGTTTCTCGTAAAGATGTAGAGTATTTTATAAAAAATGGAAAAGTACTAAAACAAGCTGGAGAAAAATATGCGTACATAACAGAAAAAGGAACTCTTATTACAACTTATTCTTCAGCATATTATGATGCTTCAATGAAGGAAATAGTGAAAAGATTATTTGGAAAGTAG
- the gltX gene encoding glutamate--tRNA ligase — translation MSNNDNKRVRVRIAPSPTGDPHVGTAYIGLFNYVFAKHNGGDFLLRIEDTDRTRFSEDSEQQIFDAMKWLGLNYDEGPDVGGDRGPYRQSERFEIYKEYAEKLVEKGEAYYCFCTPERLQKLRERQTAMKQAPGYDGHCRNLSKEEVEAKLAAGEPYTIRLKMPYEGETIVNDGLRGEIRFENSKIDDQVLLKSDGFPTYHLANIVDDHLMGITHVIRAEEWISSTPKHIQLYKAFGWDEPKWYHMPLLRNADKTKISKRKNPVSLNYYQEEGYLKEGLLNFLALMGWSFGENKEIFTIEEMIENFSFDKISLGGPVFDLVKLGWVNNHHMRLKDLDELTKLAIPYFVKAGYYADENLSDEEFAKLRRIVEISREGAHTLKELPEISSIYFEDEFELPVVEEGMNKKARKSVERLRNSLETEVGKKSIELFVEKINALNEEISEEEAKEILHGLQDELGEGPAAVLMPLRAVVTGKARGADLYTVIAVIGKERTLKRVQNTLEKIR, via the coding sequence ATGTCAAATAATGATAACAAAAGAGTAAGAGTTAGAATAGCACCGTCTCCAACTGGAGATCCACATGTGGGAACTGCCTACATTGGTCTTTTTAATTATGTGTTTGCAAAACATAATGGTGGAGACTTTTTATTGAGAATTGAAGATACGGATAGAACTAGATTTTCTGAGGATTCGGAACAACAAATTTTTGATGCGATGAAATGGCTTGGACTTAATTATGATGAAGGTCCAGATGTTGGTGGGGATAGAGGTCCTTACAGACAGTCTGAAAGATTTGAAATATATAAAGAATATGCTGAAAAATTGGTAGAAAAAGGGGAGGCATATTACTGTTTTTGTACACCTGAAAGATTGCAAAAATTGAGAGAAAGACAAACTGCAATGAAACAAGCACCTGGATATGACGGTCATTGTAGAAACCTTTCTAAAGAGGAAGTTGAAGCTAAATTGGCTGCAGGAGAACCTTATACAATTAGATTGAAAATGCCTTATGAAGGGGAAACTATTGTAAATGATGGTTTAAGAGGAGAAATTAGATTTGAGAATAGTAAAATTGATGACCAAGTATTGTTAAAATCTGATGGATTCCCTACTTATCATTTGGCAAATATCGTGGATGACCATTTAATGGGAATTACACATGTTATTAGAGCTGAAGAATGGATTTCGTCTACGCCTAAACATATTCAATTGTACAAAGCGTTTGGTTGGGATGAGCCAAAATGGTATCACATGCCACTTTTGAGAAATGCGGATAAAACTAAAATTTCTAAGAGAAAAAATCCAGTTTCATTGAACTATTACCAAGAAGAAGGATATTTGAAGGAAGGACTTTTAAATTTCTTGGCTTTAATGGGATGGAGCTTTGGAGAAAATAAAGAAATTTTTACAATTGAAGAAATGATTGAAAACTTTTCGTTTGATAAAATCTCGCTTGGAGGACCTGTATTTGACTTGGTTAAATTAGGTTGGGTAAATAATCATCATATGAGATTGAAAGATTTAGACGAATTGACTAAACTAGCGATTCCGTATTTTGTGAAAGCTGGATATTACGCTGACGAAAACTTATCTGATGAAGAATTTGCAAAATTGAGAAGAATTGTAGAGATTTCAAGAGAGGGAGCTCATACTTTGAAAGAATTACCTGAAATTTCATCAATTTACTTTGAAGATGAGTTTGAATTGCCAGTTGTTGAAGAAGGAATGAACAAAAAAGCGAGAAAATCTGTTGAAAGATTGAGAAATTCATTGGAAACAGAAGTTGGTAAAAAATCTATCGAATTATTTGTAGAAAAAATTAATGCTTTAAATGAAGAAATCTCTGAAGAAGAAGCAAAAGAAATTTTACACGGATTGCAAGATGAACTAGGTGAAGGACCAGCAGCAGTATTAATGCCACTTAGAGCAGTTGTTACTGGAAAAGCTAGAGGAGCTGACTTGTATACTGTAATTGCAGTTATTGGGAAAGAGAGAACTTTGAAGAGAGTTCAAAATACTTTAGAAAAAATTAGATAG
- a CDS encoding ankyrin repeat domain-containing protein, whose amino-acid sequence MSKYKTIWAAVRFGTLKDVIEIFKKGDEKIGDASGDSILFHALANTNSIARYEITNFLINKGADVKVVTEDGMSMFFPLFSYGRRDTIKMTILCKTLLEKGADITTIYKKEKTVSFKELFNIGTPEIEMLPLYQLIFSQPGLPLLAKDKWGLTVIEFARRSNRPIAVKMMEDYVKKYNLKEEN is encoded by the coding sequence ATGTCAAAATATAAAACAATATGGGCAGCAGTAAGATTTGGAACATTAAAAGATGTTATAGAAATATTCAAAAAAGGAGATGAAAAAATTGGAGATGCATCAGGAGATAGTATATTATTTCATGCATTAGCAAATACTAATAGCATTGCACGTTATGAAATTACTAATTTTTTAATAAATAAAGGAGCTGATGTTAAAGTAGTAACAGAAGATGGAATGAGTATGTTTTTTCCATTATTTTCTTATGGACGACGAGATACAATAAAAATGACAATATTGTGTAAAACATTATTGGAAAAAGGTGCGGATATAACAACAATATATAAGAAAGAAAAAACGGTTTCATTCAAGGAATTATTTAATATCGGTACTCCTGAAATAGAAATGTTACCACTATATCAACTGATATTTTCTCAACCAGGACTTCCTCTTCTAGCAAAGGATAAATGGGGACTAACAGTAATTGAATTTGCGAGAAGATCTAATAGGCCGATAGCAGTGAAAATGATGGAAGATTATGTAAAGAAATATAACCTAAAAGAAGAAAATTAG
- a CDS encoding helicase, with amino-acid sequence MKKVERAIRLYRKVNANETMEERHKKVMEGLSKLEAPLGLEDSEIPEVPDFGVEIRAYYRTKNSKTKGVSISGDYIWRDESSEKGRWDSLEYDFKITYKLINYKKIIYNDLPKVINIFDPYVADLYVAYNGAYEEGRTPETRTYGESINPEFLKLKEKNCNIGMLGDVLFTLSPVMYFNEESYNKLIKVPKEELLERLKGKAKGVQLLEKGIYIIFNDKADITYEEFVEMNNIFKPLLGLI; translated from the coding sequence ATGAAAAAAGTAGAAAGAGCAATTCGTTTATACAGAAAAGTAAATGCAAATGAAACGATGGAAGAAAGGCATAAAAAAGTTATGGAAGGACTATCAAAACTGGAAGCACCTTTAGGATTGGAAGATAGTGAGATTCCAGAAGTGCCAGATTTTGGTGTAGAAATAAGAGCCTATTATCGTACAAAAAATTCTAAAACAAAAGGAGTTTCGATATCAGGAGATTATATATGGAGAGATGAAAGTTCAGAGAAAGGAAGATGGGATTCTCTGGAGTATGATTTTAAAATAACATATAAGTTAATAAATTATAAGAAAATAATATACAATGATCTTCCAAAAGTGATAAATATTTTTGATCCTTATGTTGCTGATTTATATGTAGCTTATAATGGTGCTTATGAGGAAGGAAGAACTCCGGAAACAAGAACTTATGGAGAAAGTATAAATCCTGAATTTTTAAAACTGAAGGAGAAAAATTGTAACATAGGAATGCTGGGAGATGTATTATTTACACTATCTCCAGTGATGTACTTCAATGAAGAAAGTTATAATAAGCTGATAAAAGTACCAAAGGAAGAGCTTCTAGAAAGACTCAAAGGGAAAGCGAAGGGAGTTCAGTTACTTGAAAAGGGTATATACATTATCTTTAATGACAAGGCAGATATTACTTATGAAGAATTTGTGGAAATGAATAATATATTTAAGCCATTACTGGGATTAATCTAA
- a CDS encoding immunity protein YezG family protein yields MLKKWQKDFLKTLNDMLKDTVHQLDYVMPVEWEKIYFHGDVINRFGVFYFYFNTKENKKYSYYNDIPKIYNVSEREYNERIENLYDAFLFLDDLFLEYKRTNWKSITIIVDKKTIETYFDYTDWPNSPFDSKSLVKYFFNHKYLGEMPKTEEQKKLFKEIEKYQKRVVPYSLSRI; encoded by the coding sequence ATGTTAAAAAAATGGCAAAAAGATTTTTTAAAAACACTAAATGACATGCTAAAAGATACAGTACATCAGCTAGATTATGTAATGCCAGTTGAATGGGAGAAAATTTATTTTCATGGAGATGTGATTAATAGATTTGGAGTATTCTATTTTTATTTTAATACAAAGGAAAATAAAAAATACAGTTATTATAATGATATTCCTAAAATATATAATGTATCGGAAAGAGAATATAATGAACGTATTGAAAATTTGTATGATGCATTTTTGTTTTTGGATGACTTATTTTTAGAATATAAACGAACAAATTGGAAGTCTATAACGATAATTGTAGATAAAAAAACAATTGAAACATATTTTGACTATACAGATTGGCCAAATAGTCCTTTTGATTCAAAATCATTGGTGAAATATTTTTTTAATCATAAATATTTGGGAGAAATGCCAAAAACTGAGGAACAGAAAAAATTATTTAAAGAAATTGAAAAGTATCAGAAACGAGTGGTTCCATATAGTTTAAGTCGAATATAA
- a CDS encoding AAA family ATPase, which yields MRKKAVPVGIEDFKELIQEGYYYIDKTLLIDEMLMNRSKVTLFTRPRRFGKTLNMSMLKYFFDVKDKEENKKLFENLKIYNSEYMSEQGKYPVIFISLKDLKGNTWEENFMLIKKHIKNLYMEFYGLKDKLNPIFKNDFEKIVMEKEEADWIYSLKNLSNYLYEYYGKSVIILIDEYDAPIINAFDKGYYNEAINFFQTFYSSALKTNNSLKYGVLTGITRIIKEGIFSGLNNLYVNTILSKDYSEYFGLLESEVIEMLEYFDMKYKIEEVREWYNGYIFGESKVYNPWSIVNYVREKEIKAYWANVSGNTLLENMLDHAGESVYDDLKRFTDGESIEKYISDGTTIKSLLNNDDEIWQLLLYSGYLTKDEKQKEIDVTSEYTDVYNLRIPNKEIRKYFGNMFLNRFFGTEVKTNILIKALENGDIKKFEKTLGEIMINMLSHFDLDKEMEKIYQVFMIGLVGFLMGKYEIISNDESGYGRYDLAMIPIKSNEKAYLMEFKISKTKKGMEEKAQKALKQIDEKKYDTKLKARGIKNILKIGVAFYGKEVKVVFK from the coding sequence ATGAGAAAAAAAGCTGTTCCTGTGGGGATTGAAGATTTTAAAGAGTTGATACAAGAAGGATATTATTATATAGATAAAACTTTACTAATAGATGAAATGTTAATGAACAGGTCGAAAGTTACATTATTTACAAGACCACGTAGATTTGGAAAAACATTGAATATGTCGATGTTGAAATATTTTTTTGATGTAAAAGATAAAGAAGAAAATAAAAAACTTTTTGAAAATTTGAAAATATATAATAGTGAATATATGAGTGAACAGGGTAAATATCCTGTAATTTTCATTTCACTGAAAGATTTAAAAGGAAATACTTGGGAAGAAAATTTTATGTTAATAAAAAAACATATAAAAAATTTATACATGGAATTTTATGGTTTAAAAGATAAATTGAACCCTATTTTTAAAAATGATTTTGAAAAGATAGTTATGGAAAAAGAAGAGGCTGACTGGATTTATTCTCTTAAAAACTTATCAAATTATTTGTACGAATATTATGGAAAAAGTGTAATAATTTTAATAGACGAATACGATGCTCCAATAATAAATGCTTTTGATAAAGGTTACTACAATGAAGCGATAAACTTTTTTCAAACATTTTACAGCTCAGCACTAAAGACTAATAATTCATTGAAATATGGTGTTTTAACAGGGATAACAAGAATCATAAAAGAAGGAATATTTTCAGGTTTAAATAATCTTTATGTAAATACGATTTTAAGTAAGGATTATTCAGAATATTTTGGACTCCTTGAGAGCGAAGTGATTGAAATGCTTGAGTATTTTGACATGAAATACAAAATTGAAGAAGTTAGAGAATGGTATAACGGGTATATTTTTGGAGAAAGTAAAGTGTACAATCCTTGGTCTATTGTAAATTATGTGAGAGAAAAAGAAATCAAGGCATATTGGGCAAATGTTTCGGGGAATACGCTTTTGGAGAATATGCTTGATCATGCGGGAGAAAGTGTTTATGATGATTTAAAACGGTTTACTGATGGAGAAAGCATTGAAAAATATATTTCGGATGGAACAACGATAAAAAGTCTTTTAAATAATGATGATGAAATATGGCAATTACTTTTATACAGCGGGTACTTAACAAAAGACGAAAAACAAAAAGAAATAGATGTAACTTCAGAATATACAGATGTTTATAACTTGAGAATTCCAAATAAAGAAATACGAAAATATTTTGGTAATATGTTTTTAAATAGATTTTTTGGAACAGAAGTAAAAACTAACATTTTGATAAAAGCGCTTGAAAATGGAGATATTAAAAAATTTGAAAAGACATTGGGAGAAATAATGATAAATATGCTGAGTCATTTTGACTTGGATAAGGAAATGGAGAAGATTTATCAGGTGTTTATGATAGGGCTTGTAGGATTTTTGATGGGAAAATATGAGATTATTTCAAATGATGAAAGTGGATATGGAAGATATGACCTTGCGATGATCCCTATAAAAAGTAATGAGAAGGCTTATCTTATGGAATTTAAAATATCGAAGACGAAAAAGGGGATGGAAGAGAAAGCGCAGAAGGCGTTGAAGCAGATTGATGAGAAGAAATATGATACGAAATTGAAGGCGAGAGGGATAAAGAATATTTTGAAGATTGGGGTTGCATTTTATGGGAAAGAAGTGAAAGTTGTTTTTAAATAG
- a CDS encoding chloride channel protein, with protein MLKNIKESYQHSYFLYLKLIIAGIIIGLIVGIIDTIFGRGLLLIGDIRKEYLYYFVPFLALAGLLIVFIYQKFAGKTGKGMGLIFEVGHGTEKEIPLRLIPIVTVATWITHLFGGSAGREGVAVQLGATLSHRFNKYFNFPDKSKVFLVTGMAAGFGGLFQTPIAALFFGLEVLALGNLQLYALLPAIVAAFTASWTSSFLGLEKFTHIVNITLSITPMTFVKFAILGIIFGIAGNLFVYLQSFLKKFAAEKIKNPYYRIFIIGIFLSVILLLLHEGRYTGLGTNLIENSFSGKPIFGYDWILKLLLTTLTLAAGFQGGEVTPLFSIGASLGVVIAIFFGLPIEFVAAAGYISVFGSATNTLLAPIFIGGEVFGFNNLPFFVIIVIFAYLVNRKISTYGLQKNYFEEIG; from the coding sequence ATGTTAAAAAATATAAAAGAAAGCTACCAGCATTCATATTTTCTGTATTTAAAATTGATAATAGCAGGTATTATTATTGGTCTTATCGTTGGAATAATTGATACGATTTTTGGAAGAGGATTGCTTTTAATTGGAGATATTCGGAAGGAATATTTGTATTATTTTGTGCCTTTTCTGGCTTTGGCAGGACTTTTGATTGTTTTTATTTATCAAAAATTTGCTGGGAAGACTGGCAAGGGGATGGGACTAATTTTTGAAGTTGGGCATGGGACTGAAAAGGAAATTCCTTTGAGACTTATTCCGATTGTGACGGTTGCGACTTGGATTACGCATTTGTTTGGAGGAAGTGCTGGGCGTGAAGGAGTTGCAGTGCAGCTTGGAGCGACGCTTTCTCATAGATTTAATAAGTATTTTAATTTTCCTGATAAGTCTAAAGTCTTTTTGGTAACAGGAATGGCGGCAGGTTTTGGTGGATTGTTTCAAACACCGATTGCAGCGTTGTTTTTTGGTTTAGAAGTTTTAGCATTGGGAAATTTGCAGTTGTATGCTTTGCTTCCAGCTATTGTTGCAGCATTTACTGCCAGTTGGACTTCATCTTTTTTAGGATTGGAAAAGTTTACTCATATTGTAAATATAACTTTATCAATAACTCCAATGACATTTGTAAAATTTGCAATTTTAGGAATAATTTTTGGAATTGCTGGAAATTTATTTGTTTATTTACAAAGTTTTTTGAAAAAATTTGCTGCAGAAAAAATTAAAAATCCATATTATCGAATTTTTATTATCGGAATTTTTCTTAGCGTAATACTTTTATTATTGCATGAAGGTCGATATACTGGGCTTGGAACGAATTTAATTGAAAACAGTTTTTCAGGAAAACCAATTTTTGGATATGACTGGATATTAAAATTATTATTGACAACATTGACATTGGCTGCTGGATTTCAAGGTGGAGAAGTGACGCCACTATTTTCAATTGGAGCTTCCTTGGGTGTTGTGATAGCGATTTTCTTTGGTCTGCCGATTGAATTTGTTGCGGCTGCAGGATATATAAGTGTATTTGGAAGTGCGACAAATACTTTATTAGCACCAATTTTTATTGGTGGAGAAGTTTTTGGATTTAATAATTTGCCATTTTTTGTGATAATTGTGATTTTTGCTTATTTGGTTAATCGGAAAATATCGACTTATGGATTGCAGAAAAACTATTTTGAAGAGATTGGATAA
- a CDS encoding DUF1871 family protein, giving the protein MLKNREELLEVIKFGNDIKKVINKWDPMNLIYFDLDDEYETEIKEIRDEIIIKKIMTVNDLSLCIRNIFKNKFSDEYSSKPNIEIEKSKEILDFSKKYNLLDIEFDNLKKIEIKIDNKNLDHYMEQYIKIKKIINEWDPLKIMDIALDNEYCNEINDIVNVVNEQLTIFELSKKIHNIFKNSYYCMYNVKKYEEIKIAKKILNSLY; this is encoded by the coding sequence ATGTTAAAAAATAGAGAAGAATTATTAGAGGTAATAAAATTTGGAAATGATATAAAAAAGGTTATAAATAAATGGGATCCCATGAATTTAATATATTTTGACTTAGATGACGAATATGAAACGGAAATTAAAGAGATTAGAGACGAAATTATTATAAAAAAAATTATGACTGTAAATGATCTTTCTTTATGCATAAGAAATATTTTTAAAAATAAATTTTCTGATGAATATAGTTCTAAACCCAACATTGAAATTGAAAAATCAAAAGAAATTTTAGATTTTTCGAAAAAATATAATCTTCTGGATATCGAGTTTGATAATCTTAAAAAAATAGAAATTAAAATAGATAATAAAAATTTAGATCATTATATGGAACAATATATAAAGATAAAAAAAATAATAAATGAATGGGATCCACTAAAAATAATGGATATAGCTTTAGATAATGAATATTGTAATGAAATAAATGATATCGTAAATGTTGTGAATGAACAACTAACTATTTTTGAATTAAGTAAAAAAATACATAATATTTTTAAAAATTCATATTATTGTATGTATAATGTTAAAAAATATGAAGAAATTAAAATAGCCAAAAAAATATTAAATAGTCTATACTAG
- the pheA gene encoding prephenate dehydratase — protein sequence MCEKNDIDLNEVRNRIDLIDDQLVKLLEERLHIVQEVALFKKRTGKKIFDEMREKEVVVKNLKKVQNEELKHYIEIIFKDIMDSSKEYQKFRIGSTREYVNELEFKDKRIGYTGVPGSYAYEVLINLLKNNTKDHSDIKESNILNFNSHTELVKAVHNNELDFAILPIENSIVGEVRDSIDLINKKNIYIIGEVQHKIEHNLLGLKGSKIEDIKRVYSHEQALMQCSEFLQEHPGWKTEKMTNTALSAKYISEKNDVTNACIANMNTKEMYDLELLAPNINNTQENYTRFFVISNKNVVIDGSDKISLVTSTKNESGSLVNLLQIFYEYGLNMVNLKSRPRVTKPWEYYFYIDFEGNIKDVKVQEALEKMREKSTYLQILGNYKVYNLNL from the coding sequence ATGTGTGAAAAAAATGATATAGATTTGAATGAAGTGAGAAATAGGATAGATTTGATAGATGATCAATTAGTTAAGTTGTTGGAAGAACGACTTCATATTGTGCAAGAAGTAGCATTGTTTAAAAAAAGAACAGGTAAAAAAATTTTTGATGAAATGCGTGAGAAAGAAGTTGTTGTAAAAAATTTAAAAAAAGTTCAAAATGAAGAATTGAAACATTATATTGAGATTATTTTTAAAGATATAATGGATTCTAGTAAGGAATATCAGAAATTTAGGATTGGAAGTACTCGAGAGTATGTTAATGAGTTGGAATTTAAAGATAAACGGATTGGTTATACAGGAGTTCCAGGTTCATATGCATATGAAGTTTTGATTAATTTATTAAAAAATAATACAAAGGATCATAGTGATATAAAGGAAAGCAACATTTTAAATTTTAATTCACATACTGAATTAGTAAAGGCCGTTCATAATAATGAATTAGATTTTGCAATTTTACCAATTGAAAATTCGATTGTTGGAGAAGTGCGGGATAGTATTGATTTGATTAATAAAAAAAATATTTATATAATTGGAGAGGTTCAACATAAAATTGAGCATAACTTATTAGGGTTGAAAGGTAGTAAAATTGAGGATATAAAGAGAGTTTATTCGCATGAACAGGCTTTGATGCAATGTTCTGAGTTTTTACAAGAACATCCTGGTTGGAAGACAGAAAAAATGACGAATACAGCTTTAAGTGCAAAATATATTTCTGAAAAAAATGATGTGACAAATGCTTGTATCGCAAATATGAATACAAAAGAAATGTACGATTTAGAATTATTGGCTCCAAATATCAATAATACGCAAGAAAATTATACGAGATTTTTTGTAATTTCAAATAAAAATGTTGTAATTGATGGCAGTGATAAAATTAGTTTAGTTACAAGTACTAAAAACGAGTCTGGGTCATTGGTTAATTTGTTACAAATATTTTATGAATACGGCTTAAATATGGTTAATTTGAAATCAAGACCTAGAGTGACTAAGCCTTGGGAATATTATTTTTATATTGATTTTGAAGGAAATATAAAGGATGTGAAAGTTCAGGAAGCATTGGAAAAAATGAGAGAAAAATCTACATATTTACAAATTTTAGGAAATTACAAGGTTTATAATTTAAATT
- the pgsA gene encoding CDP-diacylglycerol--glycerol-3-phosphate 3-phosphatidyltransferase, which translates to MNLPNKLATLRMILVIPFVIFLGIALSTESTGLSIFMRILSFVIFAGASITDYFDGQIARKHNMVTNLGKLIDPLADKLLVISALVVLTKYDQISLWFVLIIIFRELLITGLRAIVANEGVVIAAEKLGKWKTATQMIALLLIILFPMSFFVNNILLLIPVILTVQSGVEYMQKAKNILNK; encoded by the coding sequence ATGAATTTACCTAATAAATTAGCAACATTAAGAATGATTTTGGTTATTCCATTTGTAATTTTTCTTGGAATAGCTTTGAGTACAGAAAGTACAGGTTTATCAATTTTTATGAGAATATTATCCTTTGTTATTTTTGCAGGAGCTTCAATCACAGATTATTTTGATGGGCAAATTGCAAGAAAACATAATATGGTAACAAATTTAGGGAAATTAATAGATCCTTTAGCTGATAAATTATTAGTTATTTCAGCATTGGTTGTTCTTACAAAATATGATCAAATAAGTTTATGGTTTGTATTGATTATAATATTTAGAGAGTTATTAATAACAGGATTGAGAGCAATTGTAGCAAATGAAGGTGTAGTTATTGCTGCTGAAAAATTAGGAAAATGGAAAACAGCAACACAAATGATAGCATTATTATTAATCATTTTATTCCCTATGAGTTTTTTTGTAAATAACATATTATTGTTAATTCCAGTTATTTTAACAGTACAATCTGGAGTTGAATATATGCAAAAAGCTAAAAATATACTTAATAAATAA
- a CDS encoding YggT family protein, with amino-acid sequence MIGILVKIIDIYSLLIVISTIGSWFNFRNNKYFKYAEILFDYIDKLTEPYLKLFKILIPVGAGSIDISPIIGLTLLNFVKRILVGMVFY; translated from the coding sequence ATGATAGGAATACTTGTAAAAATAATAGATATCTATTCACTTTTAATAGTGATTTCAACTATTGGTTCATGGTTTAATTTTAGAAATAATAAATATTTTAAATATGCTGAAATTCTTTTTGACTATATTGATAAATTGACGGAACCATATTTGAAATTATTTAAAATATTAATACCAGTTGGAGCTGGATCAATTGATATCTCGCCTATAATAGGGTTAACATTATTAAATTTTGTGAAAAGAATACTTGTTGGAATGGTCTTTTATTAG